In Bombus affinis isolate iyBomAffi1 chromosome 11, iyBomAffi1.2, whole genome shotgun sequence, one genomic interval encodes:
- the LOC126921853 gene encoding monocarboxylate transporter 12-B isoform X2, translated as MRAPQRPFARGRAHTQPCTMMASLENKVDEQVNKVAQQNGGNCRNEELQLEDVQDNNNESIEVEMVVPPDGGWGWMIVAASFMCNLFVDGIIFSFGVFLNDISEAFAVSKARVALVGSLQSGFYLMAGPFVSALANRYGFRLVAILGSVISCSAFVLSYFSTSIEFLYISYGVLGGIGAGLIYVPAVITTGFYFERWRALATGIAVCGSGIGAFMLAPISDILVKQFGWRGALLFQAGMLLNCAIFGAMFRPLKSTRIKVKSSPENAGLEVKSSLMARGVSTASLHCMQPERSGFFGTNNNTDYPTAAELLGSNPNIVNASKSLHSLHKIHAELRTLERKLSSSEKRLSVPIYPELDVNMDEKMVEEENNLLGGDVERLNGKVPTIRRHTISGRRLRADSDCSQKSLKMGNRRNPFSKDPQRPFYRDDIFYGGSLNRLPHYKSQQSSVGYHMSVTRLPTATDVAEEESGSCYICPESVRRILTTMLDLSLLKSPSFLILAISGGLTMMGFYTPFMYVPDRAQLAGIEASTAMFLVSVIGIGNTIGRVVCGLASSLPGVNALVVNNIFISAAGLFTIFSGLSLSKGYQFFYAAGFGLSISVFASLRSILVVDLLGLEKLTNAFGLLLLFQGVAAAVGAPLAGIFMDATGSYDASFYLSGSLIFLSAVICYPLKRVNVWETKKNGDKCSDDPS; from the exons ATGCGCGCTCCGCAGCGTCCCTTTGCACGTGGTCGTGCACACAC TCAACCGTGTACGATGATGGCGTCATTGGAGAATAAAGTGGATGAACAAGTCAACAAGGTAGCGCAGCAGAATGGAGGCAATTGCAGGAACGAGGAACTGCAGCTGGAAGACGTTCAAGATAACAATAACGAG AGCATCGAGGTGGAGATGGTGGTGCCACCGGATGGTGGATGGGGTTGGATGATCGTCGCAGCCTCCTTCATGTGCAACCTCTTCGTGGATGGCATCATTTTTAGCTTCGGTGTCTTTCTCAACGATATTTCCGAAGCTTTCGCAGTGTCGAAGGCGAGAGTGGCGCTGGTTGGTTCGTTGCAGTCTGGATTTTATCTTATGGCTG GCCCATTCGTGTCAGCATTGGCCAACAGGTACGGTTTTCGTCTGGTAGCGATCCTTGGAAGCGTGATAAGTTGCAGCGCCTTTGTCCTGTCGTACTTCAGCACTTCTATCGAGTTCCTCTATATCTCTTACGGTGTGCTCG GAGGTATCGGGGCAGGCCTGATTTACGTGCCGGCTGTCATAACTACCGGATTTTATTTTGAAAGATGGCGAGCGCTGGCTACCGGGATCGCGGTCTGCGGATCCGGAATCGGCGCTTTCATGCTCGCGCCTATCTCAGACATACTGGTGAAGCAATTCGGTTGGAGGGGCGCCTTGCTCTTCCAAGCAG GAATGCTGTTAAATTGTGCCATTTTCGGTGCCATGTTCCGTCCATTGAAGTCAACGCGGATTAAGGTGAAATCCAGCCCGGAGAACGCGGGTTTAGAGGTAAAAAGCAGCTTGATGGCAAGGGGAGTGTCTACGGCGTCGTTGCATTGTATGCAACCAGAGAGAAGCGGTTTCTTTGGAACCAATAACAATACCGATTACCCAACGGCTGCTGAGCTGCTTGGAAGCAACCCCAACATAGTAAA CGCCTCCAAGTCGTTGCATTCTCTTCATAAGATTCACGCGGAGCTGCGAACTCTGGAAAGGAAGCTGAGTAGCTCGGAGAAGCGGCTGTCCGTGCCGATCTATCCAGAGTTGGACGTGAACATGGACGAGAAGATGGTCGAAGAGGAGAACAATCTCCTCGGTGGAGATGTGGAGAGACTGAATGGCAAAGTGCCCACG ATTCGCAGGCATACGATCAGCGGCAGACGACTGCGCGCGGACTCGGACTGCAGCCAGAAATCGCTGAAGATGGGCAACAGGCGAAACCCATTCAGCAAGGATCCGCAGAGACCGTTCTACAGGGACGATATCTTTTACGGCGGTTCCCTGAACAGACTGCCGCATTACAAATCGCAG CAATCGTCCGTTGGCTATCACATGTCTGTCACGCGTTTGCCTACTGCGACGGACGTCGCCGAAGAGGAGAGTGGAAGCTGTTACATCTGTCCAGAGAGCGTACGTCGAATCTTGACGACAATGCTCGATTTGAGTCTTCTCAAGAGTCCATCTTTCTTGATCCTGGCTATATCCGGTGGACTTACGATGATGGGCTTCTATACACCTTTTATGTACGTCCCAG ATCGAGCCCAATTGGCAGGCATCGAGGCCTCGACAGCTATGTTTCTTGTCTCTGTGATCGGTATCGGCAACACCATTGGCCGTGTCGTGTGTGGATTGGCTAGCAGCTTGCCAGGAGTTAACGCGTTGGTCGTCAACAATATATTCATCAGCGCCGCTGGCCTTTTCACCATTTTCTCTGGATTATCCCTCAGCAAGGGCTACCAGTTCTTTTACGCTGCCGGTTTTGGCCTCAGCATAT CTGTCTTCGCCTCGCTGCGATCGATCCTGGTCGTAGATCTCCTGGGACTAGAGAAACTGACCAACGCTTTCGGATTGCTTCTTTTGTTTCAAGGCGTGGCAGCTGCCGTAGGCGCGCCTCTAGCAG GTATCTTTATGGATGCAACCGGAAGCTACGACGCCTCGTTTTACCTGTCTGGTAGCTTGATCTTTCTATCGGCTGTGATCTGTTACCCCTTGAAGAGAGTCAACGTGTGGGAGACTAAAAAGAACGGCGACAAATGCAGCGACGATCCATCCTAG
- the LOC126921853 gene encoding monocarboxylate transporter 12-B isoform X1, protein MALVPSVCSHFFFERSSRHQDTTCASVTSEVRASLTTIMTHTQPCTMMASLENKVDEQVNKVAQQNGGNCRNEELQLEDVQDNNNESIEVEMVVPPDGGWGWMIVAASFMCNLFVDGIIFSFGVFLNDISEAFAVSKARVALVGSLQSGFYLMAGPFVSALANRYGFRLVAILGSVISCSAFVLSYFSTSIEFLYISYGVLGGIGAGLIYVPAVITTGFYFERWRALATGIAVCGSGIGAFMLAPISDILVKQFGWRGALLFQAGMLLNCAIFGAMFRPLKSTRIKVKSSPENAGLEVKSSLMARGVSTASLHCMQPERSGFFGTNNNTDYPTAAELLGSNPNIVNASKSLHSLHKIHAELRTLERKLSSSEKRLSVPIYPELDVNMDEKMVEEENNLLGGDVERLNGKVPTIRRHTISGRRLRADSDCSQKSLKMGNRRNPFSKDPQRPFYRDDIFYGGSLNRLPHYKSQQSSVGYHMSVTRLPTATDVAEEESGSCYICPESVRRILTTMLDLSLLKSPSFLILAISGGLTMMGFYTPFMYVPDRAQLAGIEASTAMFLVSVIGIGNTIGRVVCGLASSLPGVNALVVNNIFISAAGLFTIFSGLSLSKGYQFFYAAGFGLSISVFASLRSILVVDLLGLEKLTNAFGLLLLFQGVAAAVGAPLAGIFMDATGSYDASFYLSGSLIFLSAVICYPLKRVNVWETKKNGDKCSDDPS, encoded by the exons TCAACCGTGTACGATGATGGCGTCATTGGAGAATAAAGTGGATGAACAAGTCAACAAGGTAGCGCAGCAGAATGGAGGCAATTGCAGGAACGAGGAACTGCAGCTGGAAGACGTTCAAGATAACAATAACGAG AGCATCGAGGTGGAGATGGTGGTGCCACCGGATGGTGGATGGGGTTGGATGATCGTCGCAGCCTCCTTCATGTGCAACCTCTTCGTGGATGGCATCATTTTTAGCTTCGGTGTCTTTCTCAACGATATTTCCGAAGCTTTCGCAGTGTCGAAGGCGAGAGTGGCGCTGGTTGGTTCGTTGCAGTCTGGATTTTATCTTATGGCTG GCCCATTCGTGTCAGCATTGGCCAACAGGTACGGTTTTCGTCTGGTAGCGATCCTTGGAAGCGTGATAAGTTGCAGCGCCTTTGTCCTGTCGTACTTCAGCACTTCTATCGAGTTCCTCTATATCTCTTACGGTGTGCTCG GAGGTATCGGGGCAGGCCTGATTTACGTGCCGGCTGTCATAACTACCGGATTTTATTTTGAAAGATGGCGAGCGCTGGCTACCGGGATCGCGGTCTGCGGATCCGGAATCGGCGCTTTCATGCTCGCGCCTATCTCAGACATACTGGTGAAGCAATTCGGTTGGAGGGGCGCCTTGCTCTTCCAAGCAG GAATGCTGTTAAATTGTGCCATTTTCGGTGCCATGTTCCGTCCATTGAAGTCAACGCGGATTAAGGTGAAATCCAGCCCGGAGAACGCGGGTTTAGAGGTAAAAAGCAGCTTGATGGCAAGGGGAGTGTCTACGGCGTCGTTGCATTGTATGCAACCAGAGAGAAGCGGTTTCTTTGGAACCAATAACAATACCGATTACCCAACGGCTGCTGAGCTGCTTGGAAGCAACCCCAACATAGTAAA CGCCTCCAAGTCGTTGCATTCTCTTCATAAGATTCACGCGGAGCTGCGAACTCTGGAAAGGAAGCTGAGTAGCTCGGAGAAGCGGCTGTCCGTGCCGATCTATCCAGAGTTGGACGTGAACATGGACGAGAAGATGGTCGAAGAGGAGAACAATCTCCTCGGTGGAGATGTGGAGAGACTGAATGGCAAAGTGCCCACG ATTCGCAGGCATACGATCAGCGGCAGACGACTGCGCGCGGACTCGGACTGCAGCCAGAAATCGCTGAAGATGGGCAACAGGCGAAACCCATTCAGCAAGGATCCGCAGAGACCGTTCTACAGGGACGATATCTTTTACGGCGGTTCCCTGAACAGACTGCCGCATTACAAATCGCAG CAATCGTCCGTTGGCTATCACATGTCTGTCACGCGTTTGCCTACTGCGACGGACGTCGCCGAAGAGGAGAGTGGAAGCTGTTACATCTGTCCAGAGAGCGTACGTCGAATCTTGACGACAATGCTCGATTTGAGTCTTCTCAAGAGTCCATCTTTCTTGATCCTGGCTATATCCGGTGGACTTACGATGATGGGCTTCTATACACCTTTTATGTACGTCCCAG ATCGAGCCCAATTGGCAGGCATCGAGGCCTCGACAGCTATGTTTCTTGTCTCTGTGATCGGTATCGGCAACACCATTGGCCGTGTCGTGTGTGGATTGGCTAGCAGCTTGCCAGGAGTTAACGCGTTGGTCGTCAACAATATATTCATCAGCGCCGCTGGCCTTTTCACCATTTTCTCTGGATTATCCCTCAGCAAGGGCTACCAGTTCTTTTACGCTGCCGGTTTTGGCCTCAGCATAT CTGTCTTCGCCTCGCTGCGATCGATCCTGGTCGTAGATCTCCTGGGACTAGAGAAACTGACCAACGCTTTCGGATTGCTTCTTTTGTTTCAAGGCGTGGCAGCTGCCGTAGGCGCGCCTCTAGCAG GTATCTTTATGGATGCAACCGGAAGCTACGACGCCTCGTTTTACCTGTCTGGTAGCTTGATCTTTCTATCGGCTGTGATCTGTTACCCCTTGAAGAGAGTCAACGTGTGGGAGACTAAAAAGAACGGCGACAAATGCAGCGACGATCCATCCTAG
- the LOC126921853 gene encoding monocarboxylate transporter 12-B isoform X3 — protein sequence MQRATQPCTMMASLENKVDEQVNKVAQQNGGNCRNEELQLEDVQDNNNESIEVEMVVPPDGGWGWMIVAASFMCNLFVDGIIFSFGVFLNDISEAFAVSKARVALVGSLQSGFYLMAGPFVSALANRYGFRLVAILGSVISCSAFVLSYFSTSIEFLYISYGVLGGIGAGLIYVPAVITTGFYFERWRALATGIAVCGSGIGAFMLAPISDILVKQFGWRGALLFQAGMLLNCAIFGAMFRPLKSTRIKVKSSPENAGLEVKSSLMARGVSTASLHCMQPERSGFFGTNNNTDYPTAAELLGSNPNIVNASKSLHSLHKIHAELRTLERKLSSSEKRLSVPIYPELDVNMDEKMVEEENNLLGGDVERLNGKVPTIRRHTISGRRLRADSDCSQKSLKMGNRRNPFSKDPQRPFYRDDIFYGGSLNRLPHYKSQQSSVGYHMSVTRLPTATDVAEEESGSCYICPESVRRILTTMLDLSLLKSPSFLILAISGGLTMMGFYTPFMYVPDRAQLAGIEASTAMFLVSVIGIGNTIGRVVCGLASSLPGVNALVVNNIFISAAGLFTIFSGLSLSKGYQFFYAAGFGLSISVFASLRSILVVDLLGLEKLTNAFGLLLLFQGVAAAVGAPLAGIFMDATGSYDASFYLSGSLIFLSAVICYPLKRVNVWETKKNGDKCSDDPS from the exons TCAACCGTGTACGATGATGGCGTCATTGGAGAATAAAGTGGATGAACAAGTCAACAAGGTAGCGCAGCAGAATGGAGGCAATTGCAGGAACGAGGAACTGCAGCTGGAAGACGTTCAAGATAACAATAACGAG AGCATCGAGGTGGAGATGGTGGTGCCACCGGATGGTGGATGGGGTTGGATGATCGTCGCAGCCTCCTTCATGTGCAACCTCTTCGTGGATGGCATCATTTTTAGCTTCGGTGTCTTTCTCAACGATATTTCCGAAGCTTTCGCAGTGTCGAAGGCGAGAGTGGCGCTGGTTGGTTCGTTGCAGTCTGGATTTTATCTTATGGCTG GCCCATTCGTGTCAGCATTGGCCAACAGGTACGGTTTTCGTCTGGTAGCGATCCTTGGAAGCGTGATAAGTTGCAGCGCCTTTGTCCTGTCGTACTTCAGCACTTCTATCGAGTTCCTCTATATCTCTTACGGTGTGCTCG GAGGTATCGGGGCAGGCCTGATTTACGTGCCGGCTGTCATAACTACCGGATTTTATTTTGAAAGATGGCGAGCGCTGGCTACCGGGATCGCGGTCTGCGGATCCGGAATCGGCGCTTTCATGCTCGCGCCTATCTCAGACATACTGGTGAAGCAATTCGGTTGGAGGGGCGCCTTGCTCTTCCAAGCAG GAATGCTGTTAAATTGTGCCATTTTCGGTGCCATGTTCCGTCCATTGAAGTCAACGCGGATTAAGGTGAAATCCAGCCCGGAGAACGCGGGTTTAGAGGTAAAAAGCAGCTTGATGGCAAGGGGAGTGTCTACGGCGTCGTTGCATTGTATGCAACCAGAGAGAAGCGGTTTCTTTGGAACCAATAACAATACCGATTACCCAACGGCTGCTGAGCTGCTTGGAAGCAACCCCAACATAGTAAA CGCCTCCAAGTCGTTGCATTCTCTTCATAAGATTCACGCGGAGCTGCGAACTCTGGAAAGGAAGCTGAGTAGCTCGGAGAAGCGGCTGTCCGTGCCGATCTATCCAGAGTTGGACGTGAACATGGACGAGAAGATGGTCGAAGAGGAGAACAATCTCCTCGGTGGAGATGTGGAGAGACTGAATGGCAAAGTGCCCACG ATTCGCAGGCATACGATCAGCGGCAGACGACTGCGCGCGGACTCGGACTGCAGCCAGAAATCGCTGAAGATGGGCAACAGGCGAAACCCATTCAGCAAGGATCCGCAGAGACCGTTCTACAGGGACGATATCTTTTACGGCGGTTCCCTGAACAGACTGCCGCATTACAAATCGCAG CAATCGTCCGTTGGCTATCACATGTCTGTCACGCGTTTGCCTACTGCGACGGACGTCGCCGAAGAGGAGAGTGGAAGCTGTTACATCTGTCCAGAGAGCGTACGTCGAATCTTGACGACAATGCTCGATTTGAGTCTTCTCAAGAGTCCATCTTTCTTGATCCTGGCTATATCCGGTGGACTTACGATGATGGGCTTCTATACACCTTTTATGTACGTCCCAG ATCGAGCCCAATTGGCAGGCATCGAGGCCTCGACAGCTATGTTTCTTGTCTCTGTGATCGGTATCGGCAACACCATTGGCCGTGTCGTGTGTGGATTGGCTAGCAGCTTGCCAGGAGTTAACGCGTTGGTCGTCAACAATATATTCATCAGCGCCGCTGGCCTTTTCACCATTTTCTCTGGATTATCCCTCAGCAAGGGCTACCAGTTCTTTTACGCTGCCGGTTTTGGCCTCAGCATAT CTGTCTTCGCCTCGCTGCGATCGATCCTGGTCGTAGATCTCCTGGGACTAGAGAAACTGACCAACGCTTTCGGATTGCTTCTTTTGTTTCAAGGCGTGGCAGCTGCCGTAGGCGCGCCTCTAGCAG GTATCTTTATGGATGCAACCGGAAGCTACGACGCCTCGTTTTACCTGTCTGGTAGCTTGATCTTTCTATCGGCTGTGATCTGTTACCCCTTGAAGAGAGTCAACGTGTGGGAGACTAAAAAGAACGGCGACAAATGCAGCGACGATCCATCCTAG
- the LOC126921853 gene encoding monocarboxylate transporter 12-B isoform X4, with translation MMASLENKVDEQVNKVAQQNGGNCRNEELQLEDVQDNNNESIEVEMVVPPDGGWGWMIVAASFMCNLFVDGIIFSFGVFLNDISEAFAVSKARVALVGSLQSGFYLMAGPFVSALANRYGFRLVAILGSVISCSAFVLSYFSTSIEFLYISYGVLGGIGAGLIYVPAVITTGFYFERWRALATGIAVCGSGIGAFMLAPISDILVKQFGWRGALLFQAGMLLNCAIFGAMFRPLKSTRIKVKSSPENAGLEVKSSLMARGVSTASLHCMQPERSGFFGTNNNTDYPTAAELLGSNPNIVNASKSLHSLHKIHAELRTLERKLSSSEKRLSVPIYPELDVNMDEKMVEEENNLLGGDVERLNGKVPTIRRHTISGRRLRADSDCSQKSLKMGNRRNPFSKDPQRPFYRDDIFYGGSLNRLPHYKSQQSSVGYHMSVTRLPTATDVAEEESGSCYICPESVRRILTTMLDLSLLKSPSFLILAISGGLTMMGFYTPFMYVPDRAQLAGIEASTAMFLVSVIGIGNTIGRVVCGLASSLPGVNALVVNNIFISAAGLFTIFSGLSLSKGYQFFYAAGFGLSISVFASLRSILVVDLLGLEKLTNAFGLLLLFQGVAAAVGAPLAGIFMDATGSYDASFYLSGSLIFLSAVICYPLKRVNVWETKKNGDKCSDDPS, from the exons ATGATGGCGTCATTGGAGAATAAAGTGGATGAACAAGTCAACAAGGTAGCGCAGCAGAATGGAGGCAATTGCAGGAACGAGGAACTGCAGCTGGAAGACGTTCAAGATAACAATAACGAG AGCATCGAGGTGGAGATGGTGGTGCCACCGGATGGTGGATGGGGTTGGATGATCGTCGCAGCCTCCTTCATGTGCAACCTCTTCGTGGATGGCATCATTTTTAGCTTCGGTGTCTTTCTCAACGATATTTCCGAAGCTTTCGCAGTGTCGAAGGCGAGAGTGGCGCTGGTTGGTTCGTTGCAGTCTGGATTTTATCTTATGGCTG GCCCATTCGTGTCAGCATTGGCCAACAGGTACGGTTTTCGTCTGGTAGCGATCCTTGGAAGCGTGATAAGTTGCAGCGCCTTTGTCCTGTCGTACTTCAGCACTTCTATCGAGTTCCTCTATATCTCTTACGGTGTGCTCG GAGGTATCGGGGCAGGCCTGATTTACGTGCCGGCTGTCATAACTACCGGATTTTATTTTGAAAGATGGCGAGCGCTGGCTACCGGGATCGCGGTCTGCGGATCCGGAATCGGCGCTTTCATGCTCGCGCCTATCTCAGACATACTGGTGAAGCAATTCGGTTGGAGGGGCGCCTTGCTCTTCCAAGCAG GAATGCTGTTAAATTGTGCCATTTTCGGTGCCATGTTCCGTCCATTGAAGTCAACGCGGATTAAGGTGAAATCCAGCCCGGAGAACGCGGGTTTAGAGGTAAAAAGCAGCTTGATGGCAAGGGGAGTGTCTACGGCGTCGTTGCATTGTATGCAACCAGAGAGAAGCGGTTTCTTTGGAACCAATAACAATACCGATTACCCAACGGCTGCTGAGCTGCTTGGAAGCAACCCCAACATAGTAAA CGCCTCCAAGTCGTTGCATTCTCTTCATAAGATTCACGCGGAGCTGCGAACTCTGGAAAGGAAGCTGAGTAGCTCGGAGAAGCGGCTGTCCGTGCCGATCTATCCAGAGTTGGACGTGAACATGGACGAGAAGATGGTCGAAGAGGAGAACAATCTCCTCGGTGGAGATGTGGAGAGACTGAATGGCAAAGTGCCCACG ATTCGCAGGCATACGATCAGCGGCAGACGACTGCGCGCGGACTCGGACTGCAGCCAGAAATCGCTGAAGATGGGCAACAGGCGAAACCCATTCAGCAAGGATCCGCAGAGACCGTTCTACAGGGACGATATCTTTTACGGCGGTTCCCTGAACAGACTGCCGCATTACAAATCGCAG CAATCGTCCGTTGGCTATCACATGTCTGTCACGCGTTTGCCTACTGCGACGGACGTCGCCGAAGAGGAGAGTGGAAGCTGTTACATCTGTCCAGAGAGCGTACGTCGAATCTTGACGACAATGCTCGATTTGAGTCTTCTCAAGAGTCCATCTTTCTTGATCCTGGCTATATCCGGTGGACTTACGATGATGGGCTTCTATACACCTTTTATGTACGTCCCAG ATCGAGCCCAATTGGCAGGCATCGAGGCCTCGACAGCTATGTTTCTTGTCTCTGTGATCGGTATCGGCAACACCATTGGCCGTGTCGTGTGTGGATTGGCTAGCAGCTTGCCAGGAGTTAACGCGTTGGTCGTCAACAATATATTCATCAGCGCCGCTGGCCTTTTCACCATTTTCTCTGGATTATCCCTCAGCAAGGGCTACCAGTTCTTTTACGCTGCCGGTTTTGGCCTCAGCATAT CTGTCTTCGCCTCGCTGCGATCGATCCTGGTCGTAGATCTCCTGGGACTAGAGAAACTGACCAACGCTTTCGGATTGCTTCTTTTGTTTCAAGGCGTGGCAGCTGCCGTAGGCGCGCCTCTAGCAG GTATCTTTATGGATGCAACCGGAAGCTACGACGCCTCGTTTTACCTGTCTGGTAGCTTGATCTTTCTATCGGCTGTGATCTGTTACCCCTTGAAGAGAGTCAACGTGTGGGAGACTAAAAAGAACGGCGACAAATGCAGCGACGATCCATCCTAG